The proteins below are encoded in one region of Streptomyces sp. NBC_00490:
- a CDS encoding tellurite resistance TerB family protein, with protein sequence MALFDRLKDQAKSLQQQAQGGRGTTGGHGSQTGSRAGSHGGSGGGSRAQLVGLLKNQLGSIKTELKSGAYRDASMAMCALVAAADGHVDASEMQQMEQMILSNEVLQNFPPEQLRTRFHKHVEQLTRNFPQGKAEAMQDIAKAAKKPTEARAVIQTGIVIAGADGHFSQAEQMVLREACAALGLNPAEFQL encoded by the coding sequence ATGGCACTGTTCGACCGGCTCAAGGACCAGGCCAAGAGCTTGCAGCAGCAGGCGCAGGGCGGGCGCGGCACGACCGGGGGACACGGCTCGCAGACCGGATCGCGCGCGGGCTCGCACGGTGGATCGGGCGGTGGCTCCCGCGCCCAGCTGGTGGGCCTGCTGAAGAACCAGCTCGGCTCGATCAAGACCGAGCTGAAGAGCGGTGCGTACCGGGACGCGAGCATGGCGATGTGCGCGCTGGTCGCGGCGGCCGACGGTCATGTGGACGCGTCCGAGATGCAGCAGATGGAGCAGATGATCCTCAGCAACGAGGTGCTGCAGAACTTCCCGCCGGAGCAGCTGCGCACGCGCTTCCACAAGCACGTGGAGCAGCTCACCCGCAACTTCCCGCAGGGGAAGGCCGAGGCGATGCAGGACATCGCCAAGGCCGCCAAGAAGCCGACCGAGGCGCGGGCCGTGATCCAGACCGGCATCGTCATCGCCGGTGCCGACGGGCACTTCTCCCAGGCGGAGCAGATGGTCCTCCGGGAGGCCTGCGCGGCACTGGGGCTGAACCCCGCGGAGTTCCAGCTCTGA
- a CDS encoding helix-turn-helix domain-containing protein codes for MVERDDPETIGRRVQQLRVERGLTQRQVAEPAYSAAYVSTLEAGRVRPSDQALRHLAERLGVEVDELATGRPARLVTDLRLRIVEAQRTLATGEAEEAARQYAALLAEADALRLVEVRAAALLGLGECAVETGELVEGRQYFERAEQTLADAPLPARVPALRGRALAHYLAGELRYAVYLLESTLDELNRGGLHDPDALLLLYASIIGPYMDMGAHARAAQAAEFALALAPQAGDPALVARMHRSVARTLIAEGRVAEADASLAKAAELYRRLQLRTELANCHWMRGYVYAQNNELERAEGELRQALTMLSASRAALYSSQAAVELADVLHRRGKSDEAAALLQDVLGDLSSERGAVHSAAAHRLLGIIAEDARDPEAAEEHYVRALSLLERAGAAGDLADLCRLLGDLLRREGRVEAALDAYRTGLGHRTAPGTTTLGPAPAQPPL; via the coding sequence ATGGTTGAACGTGACGATCCGGAGACCATCGGGCGAAGAGTCCAGCAGCTGCGCGTCGAACGGGGCCTCACCCAGCGGCAGGTCGCCGAGCCCGCCTACAGCGCCGCCTATGTCTCCACCCTGGAGGCGGGCCGCGTCAGGCCCTCCGACCAGGCCCTGCGGCATCTCGCCGAACGGCTCGGCGTCGAGGTCGACGAGCTCGCCACCGGCCGGCCCGCCCGTCTCGTCACCGATCTGCGGCTGCGGATCGTCGAGGCCCAGCGCACCCTCGCCACCGGCGAGGCCGAGGAGGCGGCCCGGCAGTACGCCGCACTGCTGGCGGAGGCGGACGCCCTGCGGCTCGTCGAGGTGCGGGCCGCCGCCCTGCTCGGGCTCGGGGAGTGCGCCGTCGAGACCGGTGAGCTCGTCGAAGGACGGCAGTACTTCGAACGGGCCGAGCAGACGCTGGCCGACGCCCCCCTGCCCGCCCGCGTCCCCGCCCTCCGAGGCCGCGCCCTGGCCCACTACCTCGCCGGTGAACTCCGCTACGCCGTCTACCTCCTGGAGTCCACCCTCGACGAACTCAACCGCGGCGGACTGCACGATCCCGACGCGCTGCTCCTCCTCTACGCCAGCATCATCGGGCCCTACATGGACATGGGCGCCCACGCCCGAGCCGCCCAGGCCGCCGAGTTCGCGCTCGCCCTCGCCCCGCAGGCCGGCGACCCCGCCCTCGTGGCCCGGATGCACCGGTCCGTCGCCCGCACCCTCATCGCCGAGGGCCGGGTCGCCGAGGCCGACGCCTCGCTCGCGAAGGCGGCCGAGCTGTACCGCCGGCTCCAGCTGCGCACCGAGCTGGCCAACTGCCACTGGATGCGCGGGTACGTGTACGCGCAGAACAACGAACTGGAGCGCGCCGAGGGCGAGTTGAGGCAGGCCCTCACCATGCTCTCCGCCTCCCGGGCCGCCCTCTACAGCAGCCAGGCCGCCGTCGAGCTGGCCGACGTACTGCACCGGCGCGGCAAGTCCGACGAGGCCGCCGCCCTGCTCCAGGACGTGCTCGGAGACCTGTCCTCGGAGCGCGGCGCCGTCCACTCCGCCGCCGCGCACCGGCTGCTCGGCATCATCGCCGAGGACGCCCGCGACCCGGAGGCGGCCGAGGAGCACTACGTGCGGGCGCTGAGCCTGCTGGAACGGGCGGGGGCCGCCGGCGACCTGGCCGACCTGTGCCGGCTGCTGGGGGACCTGCTGCGCCGGGAGGGGCGGGTGGAGGCGGCCCTGGACGCCTACCGGACGGGCCTCGGGCACCGTACGGCCCCCGGCACCACCACCCTCGGGCCGGCGCCCGCACAGCCTCCTCTATGA
- a CDS encoding permease, which yields MENQRSVVDGLRFVVRAFVYAVLGGAALLAIATVASVLGPTLALDLYTPPVAAWWTVFTAITVQGVPFLLLGTVVSAAIGAFVPERVFTRLLPRNQALAVPLAGAAGVVLPGCECASVPVAGSLMRRGVAPAAALAFLLSAPAINPVVLVATSIAFPARPEMVLGRLVASLATAVVMGWLWARFGKEEWLRLPQRHAPEARGIKAFGVGLQHDFLHAGGFLVLGAAAAATFNIVVPRSVLDVFTGSAWLSVLLLAVLAVVLCVCSEADAFVAASLSGFSPTARLAFMVVGPMVDLKLIALQAGTFGRAFAVRFSAVTWVVAVMSSVLVGWWLL from the coding sequence GTGGAGAACCAGCGGAGTGTGGTCGACGGGCTGCGGTTCGTCGTGCGCGCGTTCGTCTACGCCGTCCTCGGCGGGGCCGCGCTGCTCGCCATCGCGACCGTCGCCTCCGTGCTCGGGCCCACCCTCGCCCTCGACCTCTACACCCCGCCCGTCGCCGCCTGGTGGACCGTCTTCACGGCGATCACCGTCCAGGGGGTGCCGTTCCTGCTGCTGGGGACGGTCGTCTCGGCGGCCATCGGCGCGTTCGTGCCGGAGCGGGTCTTCACCCGACTGCTGCCCCGCAACCAGGCCCTCGCCGTGCCGCTCGCCGGGGCCGCCGGGGTCGTCCTGCCCGGTTGCGAGTGCGCCTCCGTGCCCGTGGCCGGGAGCCTGATGCGGCGCGGGGTCGCGCCCGCCGCCGCCCTCGCCTTCCTGCTCTCCGCGCCCGCGATCAACCCCGTCGTGCTCGTCGCCACGTCGATCGCCTTCCCGGCCCGGCCGGAGATGGTGCTGGGGCGGCTCGTCGCCTCGCTGGCGACGGCCGTGGTGATGGGGTGGCTGTGGGCGCGGTTCGGGAAGGAGGAGTGGCTGCGGCTTCCCCAGAGGCACGCTCCCGAGGCCCGGGGGATCAAGGCCTTCGGCGTTGGGCTCCAGCACGACTTCCTGCACGCGGGCGGGTTCCTCGTGCTCGGCGCGGCGGCCGCCGCCACCTTCAACATCGTCGTACCCCGCTCCGTGCTGGACGTCTTCACCGGTTCCGCCTGGCTGTCGGTGCTGCTGCTGGCCGTCCTCGCGGTCGTGCTGTGCGTGTGCAGCGAGGCCGACGCGTTCGTCGCGGCCTCGCTGAGCGGGTTCTCGCCCACCGCGCGGCTCGCGTTCATGGTGGTGGGGCCGATGGTCGACCTGAAGCTGATCGCCCTCCAGGCGGGCACCTTCGGGCGGGCCTTCGCGGTGCGGTTCTCCGCCGTGACGTGGGTGGTGGCCGTGATGAGCAGTGTGCTCGTGGGGTGGTGGCTGCTGTGA
- a CDS encoding TIGR03943 family putative permease subunit — protein sequence MRRYGPALLLVLVGAAILRISAFSALYLRYVQAGLRPYLIVSGAALVLLGIAMAVVRHAADDAHDDDGDPHEHGHAHHGPRVAWLLTLPALALLLFPPPALGSYSAEREAAQRAAQGVGVFPALPAGDPVELGVGEFSSRAIYDSGRSLKGRTVRMTGFVTHGDDGTWYVTRLLVSCCAADASTSKAEIRGADALPADTWVTVTGTWHPEGKLGTDAAWPPVLDATSVERVAQPADPYEKR from the coding sequence GTGAGGCGGTACGGGCCGGCCCTGCTGCTGGTGCTCGTCGGGGCGGCGATCCTGCGGATCTCGGCGTTCAGCGCGCTCTACCTGCGGTATGTGCAGGCCGGGCTGAGGCCGTATCTGATCGTCTCGGGCGCGGCGCTCGTGCTGCTGGGGATCGCCATGGCGGTCGTACGGCACGCGGCGGACGACGCCCATGACGACGACGGCGATCCCCACGAGCACGGCCACGCCCACCACGGCCCCCGGGTCGCCTGGCTCCTCACCCTCCCCGCCCTCGCCCTGCTGCTCTTCCCGCCCCCCGCCCTCGGCTCCTACAGCGCCGAGCGCGAGGCGGCCCAGCGGGCGGCGCAGGGCGTCGGGGTCTTTCCGGCGCTGCCCGCCGGGGACCCGGTGGAGCTCGGCGTCGGCGAGTTCTCCTCCCGGGCGATCTACGACAGCGGGCGGTCGCTGAAGGGCCGTACCGTGCGGATGACCGGGTTCGTGACCCACGGCGACGACGGGACCTGGTACGTCACCCGGCTCCTCGTCTCCTGCTGTGCCGCCGACGCCAGCACCAGCAAGGCCGAGATCCGCGGCGCCGACGCGCTGCCCGCCGACACCTGGGTCACCGTCACCGGCACCTGGCACCCCGAGGGAAAGCTCGGCACGGACGCGGCGTGGCCGCCGGTGCTGGACGCGACGTCGGTCGAGCGGGTCGCGCAGCCGGCGGATCCGTACGAGAAGAGGTGA
- a CDS encoding GAF and ANTAR domain-containing protein: MGPSNDRSGASGDGRGPYGASGRDPGTPARDADRDQVRAVDVIADRVRGAGPGEMPDRLCAVAVELLPVTGASVSLSANGMPVRLSASNEQAARVGEIQATLGDGPCRHAARLGAPVLAADLTDGRDPDRWPVFAQQATAAGVQAVYSIPLGNDAVCVGTLDLYRDTPRELSTRELRTAQLVAGVITVALMALPHAEDGGSGGEEQWLGGLATDHDKVYQAIGMIMAQLGVDEDEALARLRAHAFAHSRTALEVAHAVVSHRQRFDRD, translated from the coding sequence GTGGGCCCCAGCAACGACCGCAGCGGAGCATCCGGCGACGGCCGCGGTCCGTACGGGGCGTCGGGCAGGGACCCCGGAACACCCGCACGGGACGCGGACCGCGACCAGGTGCGTGCCGTCGATGTGATCGCCGACCGGGTCCGGGGGGCGGGACCCGGCGAGATGCCCGACCGGCTGTGCGCGGTGGCGGTCGAGCTGCTGCCGGTGACCGGCGCGAGCGTGTCGCTGTCCGCCAACGGGATGCCCGTCCGGCTGAGCGCGAGCAACGAGCAGGCGGCCCGTGTCGGGGAGATCCAGGCCACCCTGGGCGACGGCCCCTGCCGGCACGCGGCCCGGCTCGGCGCCCCCGTGCTCGCCGCCGACCTCACCGACGGCCGGGACCCCGACCGCTGGCCGGTCTTCGCCCAGCAGGCGACGGCCGCCGGGGTGCAGGCGGTGTACTCGATCCCGCTGGGCAACGACGCCGTGTGCGTGGGCACCCTCGACCTCTACCGCGACACCCCCCGCGAGCTCAGCACCCGCGAGCTGCGCACCGCGCAACTGGTGGCCGGCGTGATCACCGTCGCGCTGATGGCACTGCCCCACGCGGAGGACGGGGGCTCCGGAGGAGAGGAACAGTGGCTGGGCGGTCTGGCCACCGACCATGACAAGGTCTACCAGGCCATCGGCATGATCATGGCGCAGCTCGGGGTCGACGAGGACGAGGCGCTGGCCCGGCTGCGGGCCCACGCCTTCGCACACAGCCGCACCGCCCTGGAGGTCGCGCACGCTGTGGTGTCGCACAGGCAGAGGTTCGACCGCGACTGA
- a CDS encoding peptidase M10, with the protein MAFALAVSLGVAGGGAQAGASPIPICPTADELSVYELPAGLNVRTCDVEGVVVTYDGTGIEMPETDTAVSIDALSEDGTEHGFTLIVAADGKVSYDLSTANTESPTAGADRADVVSPRLTPGDLTAESDSPVSEPPAPDGLEVAEVDAASSPGECQDGAYSTLDRKEYGIYNWYLGDGAYPAGMTHLQALEYFESSIGRITASTNNCGLTDQVPAKYHYAGTTTYEADISNHGTCTARDGKSTWDAGDLAAGTVASTCAHTWPNPAGKNDLREADVRFNIADFDFTKNPTNTCYGLYHDVLNTGTHEAGHVFGLGHVGSGHSNLTMYTKADRCEVKKRTLGKGDVMGLRSLY; encoded by the coding sequence TTGGCGTTCGCGTTGGCCGTATCGCTCGGTGTCGCCGGGGGTGGCGCGCAGGCCGGCGCGAGCCCGATACCGATATGTCCGACCGCGGACGAGCTGTCGGTGTACGAATTGCCGGCCGGTCTGAACGTGCGCACCTGCGATGTGGAAGGTGTCGTCGTCACCTATGACGGCACCGGAATAGAGATGCCGGAGACCGACACCGCGGTGAGTATCGACGCGCTGTCCGAAGACGGTACGGAGCACGGATTCACGCTGATCGTCGCTGCGGACGGCAAGGTCTCCTACGACCTGTCCACGGCCAACACGGAGTCGCCCACCGCGGGCGCGGACCGTGCCGATGTCGTGAGCCCGCGGCTGACGCCGGGGGATCTGACAGCGGAATCGGACTCACCGGTGTCCGAGCCGCCCGCGCCCGACGGCCTCGAAGTGGCCGAGGTGGACGCGGCGAGCTCCCCCGGCGAGTGCCAGGACGGCGCCTACTCGACGCTGGACCGGAAGGAGTACGGCATCTACAACTGGTACCTCGGGGACGGGGCCTATCCCGCGGGCATGACCCACCTCCAGGCGCTGGAGTACTTCGAAAGCTCCATCGGACGGATCACGGCCAGCACCAACAACTGTGGCCTGACCGACCAAGTACCCGCCAAGTATCACTACGCGGGCACGACCACGTACGAAGCGGACATAAGCAACCACGGGACGTGTACCGCCCGGGATGGCAAGAGCACGTGGGACGCCGGTGACCTGGCCGCCGGGACCGTCGCCTCGACCTGCGCGCACACATGGCCCAACCCGGCCGGCAAGAACGACCTCCGGGAAGCGGACGTGAGGTTCAACATCGCGGACTTCGACTTCACGAAGAATCCGACGAACACCTGCTACGGCCTGTACCACGATGTTCTCAACACGGGCACGCACGAGGCCGGTCATGTCTTCGGTCTGGGCCACGTGGGTTCCGGGCATTCCAATCTCACGATGTACACCAAGGCGGACCGCTGCGAAGTGAAGAAGAGGACACTCGGTAAGGGCGACGTCATGGGGCTTCGCAGCCTCTACTAG
- a CDS encoding DUF6281 family protein: MSWVGRHAIAAGLAAVAFTAVGCGSEGSEGAAAKGESLCASDVLYEGRTYIKLPDVEVKVGQKVGTATSPPCRDTNDQAAEVPESSENAYAVSGVSPDVVIAIGSSPEQAEAFRVLRSDKKIPPEVRKLIDGS, translated from the coding sequence ATGAGCTGGGTCGGACGGCATGCGATTGCGGCGGGACTGGCAGCCGTGGCGTTCACCGCGGTCGGGTGCGGATCAGAAGGTTCAGAAGGTGCCGCCGCGAAGGGCGAGAGTCTGTGCGCGAGCGACGTCCTCTACGAAGGCCGCACGTACATAAAGCTCCCGGATGTCGAGGTCAAGGTCGGACAGAAGGTCGGCACCGCCACGAGTCCGCCGTGCCGTGACACCAATGACCAGGCCGCCGAAGTGCCGGAGTCCTCGGAGAACGCCTATGCGGTGAGCGGCGTTTCTCCGGACGTGGTCATCGCGATCGGGTCCTCTCCTGAACAGGCGGAGGCCTTCAGGGTCCTCCGCTCCGACAAGAAGATTCCGCCCGAGGTGCGGAAGTTGATCGACGGATCGTGA
- the thrS gene encoding threonine--tRNA ligase, giving the protein MASPSHREETAMSDHRRLGRELDLFDTDPLMGAGLPYWLPDGAVVRHTLEEYVREAERAGGYRHVYSPVLGKRELYEISGHWDHYSEDMFPPMDLGSEQVVLRPSLCPHHALIYRSRSHSYRELPLRMAELGGMYRSELSGVLGGLTRVRAIQLNDAHIFCTLEQAVDEARAALGLIRRAYADLGIRAARYRLSLPGEGNKYVADPDLWKRATALLEQVLDGVEYEAVEGEAAFYGPKIDVQITDRAGRESTLSTVQIDFHQPERFDLHYIGADGAKHRPVMVHRSVIGSVERAVAHLIEEHGGAFPAWLAPVQLVVLPVSEEQHDQADQVVRRALGRGLRAELAGPDHGTLGARIRAARLAPYVAVIGAREADGDLAAVRLRDGRRPGAVPVAELLRRVGAVVEGRGAELWAAA; this is encoded by the coding sequence GTGGCCTCGCCCTCTCACCGAGAGGAAACCGCCATGTCCGACCACCGCCGCCTGGGCCGAGAGCTCGACCTGTTCGACACCGACCCCCTGATGGGCGCGGGGCTGCCGTACTGGCTCCCGGACGGGGCCGTCGTACGGCACACCCTGGAGGAGTACGTCCGTGAGGCCGAGCGGGCCGGCGGCTACCGGCACGTGTACTCGCCCGTGCTGGGCAAACGGGAGCTGTACGAGATCTCCGGGCACTGGGACCACTACAGCGAGGACATGTTCCCGCCCATGGACCTGGGCAGCGAGCAGGTCGTGCTGCGCCCCAGCCTCTGTCCCCACCACGCCCTCATCTACCGCTCCCGCTCGCACAGTTACCGCGAACTCCCCCTCCGAATGGCGGAGTTGGGAGGTATGTACCGCTCCGAGCTGTCCGGCGTGCTCGGCGGACTGACCCGGGTCCGGGCCATCCAGCTCAACGACGCCCATATCTTCTGCACCCTGGAGCAGGCCGTCGACGAGGCCCGCGCCGCCCTCGGCCTGATCCGCCGCGCCTACGCCGACCTCGGCATCCGGGCCGCCCGGTACCGGCTGTCGCTGCCCGGGGAGGGCAACAAGTACGTGGCGGACCCGGACCTGTGGAAGCGGGCCACCGCCCTGCTGGAGCAGGTCCTCGACGGGGTCGAGTACGAGGCGGTGGAGGGCGAGGCGGCCTTCTACGGGCCGAAGATCGACGTGCAGATCACCGACCGGGCCGGCCGCGAGTCCACCCTGTCCACCGTGCAGATCGACTTCCACCAGCCCGAACGCTTCGACCTGCACTACATCGGCGCCGACGGGGCCAAGCACCGGCCGGTCATGGTGCACCGCAGCGTCATCGGCAGCGTGGAGCGGGCGGTCGCGCATCTCATCGAGGAGCACGGCGGGGCGTTCCCGGCCTGGCTGGCACCGGTGCAGCTGGTCGTGCTGCCCGTGTCGGAGGAGCAGCACGACCAGGCGGACCAGGTCGTCCGCCGGGCCCTCGGCCGCGGACTGCGGGCCGAACTCGCCGGTCCCGACCACGGCACCCTCGGCGCCCGCATCCGCGCGGCTCGGCTCGCGCCGTACGTCGCGGTGATCGGTGCGCGGGAGGCCGACGGCGACCTGGCCGCCGTACGGCTGCGTGACGGGCGCCGGCCGGGGGCCGTGCCGGTGGCGGAACTGCTGCGGCGCGTGGGGGCGGTGGTCGAAGGCCGCGGGGCTGAACTGTGGGCGGCTGCGTAA
- a CDS encoding nucleoside hydrolase: protein MTAHPIPVIIDCDTGVDDALALLFAVRHPGLDVRAITCVAGNTDVDGVVRNTLTVLEQAGAGDIPVARGAERPLVEPARSAKHVHGQDGMGDLGLPAPTRRPVDVDAVTLLRREILASPRPVTLIPTAPLTNIALLLRTHPEVVRNIERIVFMGGAVATGNATPVAEFNVWHDPEAAAVLLTAGVPITMYGLDVFKRVLVPVADVQRLRASAEPRLRMAGELLAHRDPATSGDPTPTGGLGDAGAVCAVVDPGGLGTELLPVEVSLAPGATRGQTVVDRRPRPGEAEIHEGERELTLVDVGLDVDVERYVKLWLSVVEGE, encoded by the coding sequence GTGACCGCCCACCCCATTCCCGTGATCATCGACTGCGACACCGGTGTCGACGACGCCCTGGCCCTGCTGTTCGCCGTACGTCACCCGGGCCTCGACGTGCGGGCGATCACCTGCGTGGCCGGGAACACCGATGTCGACGGTGTCGTACGCAACACCCTGACCGTCCTGGAGCAGGCCGGGGCCGGTGACATCCCCGTCGCGCGGGGTGCCGAACGGCCGTTGGTCGAGCCCGCCCGGTCGGCGAAGCATGTGCACGGGCAGGACGGGATGGGCGACCTCGGGCTGCCCGCGCCGACCCGGCGGCCAGTCGACGTGGACGCGGTGACGCTGCTGCGCCGCGAGATCCTGGCGTCGCCGCGGCCGGTGACGCTCATTCCGACGGCGCCGCTGACGAACATCGCGCTGCTGCTGCGGACCCATCCCGAGGTGGTGCGGAACATCGAGCGCATCGTGTTCATGGGTGGGGCGGTGGCGACGGGGAACGCGACGCCGGTCGCCGAGTTCAACGTGTGGCACGACCCCGAGGCGGCGGCGGTGCTGCTGACCGCGGGGGTGCCGATCACCATGTACGGGCTCGATGTGTTCAAGCGCGTGCTGGTGCCCGTGGCGGATGTGCAGCGGCTGCGGGCGAGTGCGGAGCCGCGGCTGCGGATGGCGGGCGAGTTGCTGGCCCACCGCGATCCGGCGACGTCCGGCGATCCCACGCCCACGGGAGGTCTGGGGGACGCTGGGGCGGTGTGCGCGGTGGTGGACCCGGGCGGGCTCGGTACGGAGCTGCTTCCCGTCGAGGTGAGCCTGGCGCCGGGGGCGACCCGGGGGCAGACCGTCGTCGACCGCCGGCCACGGCCCGGGGAGGCCGAGATCCACGAGGGCGAGCGCGAACTGACCCTGGTGGATGTGGGGTTGGACGTGGATGTGGAGCGGTACGTGAAGCTGTGGCTGTCGGTGGTGGAGGGCGAGTAG